In the genome of Nonomuraea sp. NBC_00507, the window GTCGCGGCCACTGCGAGCCCGATGACCTTACGCCTGATCATGATGTGCTCCTCTCATTCGAATCCTCACCCAGGACGCTAGGCAGGCGGTGTGAAGGATCTGTGAAGAGGCCGTGTGCGAGCTCTGTGGCCGGTCGCCGCGGTGCGGACCAGGCTGCTCGGTGAGGGGAGAATCGGAGGTATCCACGCGAAGGAGGGTCGCATGACCAGCACCGTTCTCGTCATCGACGACGAGCCGAAGCTTCGCCGCCTGGTCAAGGACTACCTGGAGCGTGATGGGTTCATCGTCTTGGAGGCTGGCACAGGGCGACGGGCTCTGGAGCTGATCGCCGCGGGCCGACCCGATCTGGTGATCCTCGACCTGGGGTTGCCGGACCTGCCTGGGGAGGAGGTGGCCCACCTGGTACGCCGGGACAGCGACGTGCCGATCGTGATATTGACCGCCAAAGCCGGCGAGAACGACCGGGTGATGGGGCTGCGCCTCGGCGCCGACGACTACGTCGTCAAACCGTTCAGCCCGCGCGAGCTCGTGGCCCGGGTCGAGGCCGTGCTACGTCGCACCCGCGCCGGCCGTACCGCCGAGCTGGAAATCGCCTCCTACGGGGGCGGACGCCTGTCGATCGACGCCGAGCGGCGCGAGGTACGCGTGGACGGCGAGCCAATCACGCTCACCCGTACCGAGTTCGACCTGCTGGCCGCGCTGGCTTCGCGCCCGGGCCGCGCCTGGACTCGGCTGGAACTCACCTCCCGGGTGCAGGGTTACGACTTCGAGGGATACGAGCGCACCATCGACGTGCACGTGAAGAACCTGCGCCGCAAGCTCGGCGACACCCCGCCGTCGCAGCTGATCCTCACCACACCGGGCGTCGGCTACAAGCTCGGGGTCGAGCGCGATGCGTGATCTGCTGCGCGGCCCGTTCGCCCGCCGACTCGCCCTGGCCTTCGCCGCCCTCGGCCTCGGGGCGGCGGCGCTGACCGCGCTCCTGGTCAACGCGGCTTTCGGGGCTCGATTCGACGACTATCTCGCCGACCAACAGCACGTGCGCGAGCAGCAGTTGGCCGCACTCTTCGCCGACAGCTACGAGCGTGAGAGCAGCTGGGATCAGCGATCGCTGGACGAATTGGCGCCGAGCCTTGCCATGACCGGATCCCAGGCGGAGCTCCGCGGACCGAACGGACAGCTCATCTGGTCCCTCGATCCCGGCATGGCGGAGATGCACCAGGAGATGATGGGCACCAGCCCGCCCGGGCCGCCTCGCGACGTGCCGATCATGGTGGACGAACGCCGCGTCGGCACGTTGACCATCCGGCTCCCGCAGGGTGCGATCCCCGCCGTGGACAGGGAGTTCCGCACGGCGGTCAACTGGTTGCTGATCGCCGGCGGCATGGCCGCCGGGCTTGTGGCGCTCGCCACGGGCTTGTTCTTCGCACGCCGCGCCACGGCGCCGATCATTGAGCTAACTCGGGCCGTCGACGATCTGGCTGCCGGACATCGGGACCGGCGCGCCGCGCTATCGTCTCGCGATGAGATCGGCAGGCTCGCCACGGCGTTCAACACCATGGCTGACCGCGTCGAGAAGGAAGACGAGCTGCGTCGCCTGTTCGCCGCTGACGTGGCGCATGAACTGCGCACCCCGCTGGCGATCCAGCGCAGCCAGATCGAGGCCATCCAGGACGGCATCGCCGAACCTACATCCGAGGTCATCGACTCCCTGCACGAGGAGACCCTCCGGCTGAGCCGACTCGTCGCCGACCTGGAAACGCTGGCTTCGGCGGATGCGGCGGCCTTCACACTGGACCGCGGGACGCTGGCCCTGGACGCGCTTGTGGAGGAGACCGTCGCCGGGCTCGCCGGACAGTTCACGGAGGCGGGAATCGCGCTACGCACCCACCTGGCCAAGGTGCGGGTGGACGGCGACGCGGTACGACTGCGCCAGGTCGTCACCAACCTGCTCACCAACGCCCTCAAGTTCGTCCCTGCCGAGGGCGCCACCACCGTCACCCTGCGGCGCGTCGGTGGACGAGCGGAGTTGAGCGTCGCCGACACCGGGATCGGCATCCCCGACGACGAGCTCCCCCACGTCTTCGACCGGTTCTTCCGCGGCAAGGCCGCCCGCGCCAGAGGCTCCGGCATCGGCCTGGCCGTCGTCGCCGAACTCGTCGCAGCTCACCACGGCCAGGTCACCGTGGAGAGCCGGGCGGGACATGGAACCACCTTCACGGTCGTTCTGCCCGCCTGCGATGAGGCGGCACGGTAGCCGACGCCCCGTTAACCGATGTCAGCCCGACGAGCGACACCGAATACGTAGTTGCTGCCGACGGGACTTCGCCAGTCTGGCCCGCACCCACCGCGAACTCATCCGTATCCCACCACCTACCCGATGCCTCCACCCATGGAGTGGCCGGTCGCCGAGGAATTTCTCGCGAAGCGCGACGAACTCGAATGGCACACCTGATGACCTGCGCGTTGCCATCGACCCGGACGGCAGGGTCGGGCGTCCCGCAGGTAACCCGGCACCAACGGCAGACAGCACGGAGAGGC includes:
- a CDS encoding response regulator transcription factor, whose translation is MTSTVLVIDDEPKLRRLVKDYLERDGFIVLEAGTGRRALELIAAGRPDLVILDLGLPDLPGEEVAHLVRRDSDVPIVILTAKAGENDRVMGLRLGADDYVVKPFSPRELVARVEAVLRRTRAGRTAELEIASYGGGRLSIDAERREVRVDGEPITLTRTEFDLLAALASRPGRAWTRLELTSRVQGYDFEGYERTIDVHVKNLRRKLGDTPPSQLILTTPGVGYKLGVERDA
- a CDS encoding sensor histidine kinase, producing the protein MRDLLRGPFARRLALAFAALGLGAAALTALLVNAAFGARFDDYLADQQHVREQQLAALFADSYERESSWDQRSLDELAPSLAMTGSQAELRGPNGQLIWSLDPGMAEMHQEMMGTSPPGPPRDVPIMVDERRVGTLTIRLPQGAIPAVDREFRTAVNWLLIAGGMAAGLVALATGLFFARRATAPIIELTRAVDDLAAGHRDRRAALSSRDEIGRLATAFNTMADRVEKEDELRRLFAADVAHELRTPLAIQRSQIEAIQDGIAEPTSEVIDSLHEETLRLSRLVADLETLASADAAAFTLDRGTLALDALVEETVAGLAGQFTEAGIALRTHLAKVRVDGDAVRLRQVVTNLLTNALKFVPAEGATTVTLRRVGGRAELSVADTGIGIPDDELPHVFDRFFRGKAARARGSGIGLAVVAELVAAHHGQVTVESRAGHGTTFTVVLPACDEAAR